One Nocardia farcinica genomic region harbors:
- a CDS encoding SDR family oxidoreductase, whose amino-acid sequence MTELTGKSAIVAAGAKNLGGLISTRLAERGANVLVHYHSAAGEADAEKTIAAVEAAGARAVPFRADLTEPANVTRLFDAAIEAFGTVDIAVNTVGKVLRKPIVDTTEAEYDEMFAVNAKAAYFFLAEAGRRLADNGRIVTVVTSLLAAFTDGYSTYAGSKSPVEHFTRAAAKEFAARGIAVNNVAPGPMDTPFFYPQEPPERVEFHKSQAMGGRLTHIEDIAPLVEFLVTDGGWITGQTLFANGGYTTR is encoded by the coding sequence ATGACCGAGCTGACGGGCAAATCCGCGATCGTGGCGGCCGGGGCGAAGAACCTCGGCGGCTTGATCAGTACCCGGCTGGCCGAGCGCGGGGCGAACGTGCTCGTCCACTACCACAGCGCCGCGGGCGAGGCCGATGCCGAGAAGACCATCGCCGCGGTGGAGGCGGCGGGGGCCCGCGCGGTGCCGTTCCGCGCCGACCTCACCGAACCCGCGAACGTGACCCGGCTGTTCGACGCGGCGATCGAAGCGTTCGGCACCGTCGACATCGCCGTGAACACCGTCGGCAAAGTGCTGCGCAAGCCGATCGTCGACACCACCGAGGCCGAATACGACGAGATGTTCGCCGTCAACGCCAAGGCGGCCTACTTCTTCCTCGCCGAGGCGGGCAGGCGGCTGGCCGACAACGGCCGGATCGTCACCGTGGTCACCTCGCTGCTGGCGGCCTTCACCGACGGCTACTCCACCTACGCCGGATCCAAGAGCCCCGTCGAGCACTTCACCCGCGCCGCCGCCAAGGAGTTCGCCGCGCGCGGCATCGCGGTGAACAATGTCGCGCCCGGGCCGATGGACACACCGTTCTTCTACCCGCAGGAGCCGCCGGAACGGGTGGAGTTCCACAAGTCCCAGGCGATGGGCGGGCGCCTGACGCATATCGAGGACATCGCCCCGCTGGTGGAGTTCCTGGTCACCGACGGTGGCTGGATCACCGGCCAGACCCTTTTCGCCAACGGCGGGTACACCACCCGCTGA